A single Bacteroidota bacterium DNA region contains:
- a CDS encoding PKD domain-containing protein: MKKLFIIFIFSFLTIKVFSQLYISGNIIDSSNTPVPYHMVSISSDGNPLSIVYSDISGNYLFYSPNFSCNCIISISTLDCLGEIHQISGSYTPYINHDFQICFDTSNISSNCSSYFFFYSGVGTLFEYQFFDGSFGNAYSWEWDFGDNTYSSIQNPYHTFTDPGTYNVCLTISNLGSCSDTYCDSVTVDGIYIPTCQALFFSSATIPPTNIDFGDISYSSGTIVEWFWDFDDGNTSTLQNPSHTFQYSGDYNVCLKITTDDSCTNTFCNIVHFIGPAPVCQANFNSIHDSLMCSGCFQFSENSTTSGLIIDWFWDFGDGDTSTLQNPNHIYSNYGTYFTCLTVFTDDNCENTFCDSITFFNPPQICEANFSYNIDTSNSCQNCFQFSDSSMSSSTINEWNWNFGDGDSSIIKNPNHIYAINGEYIVCLTIKTIDSCTSSFCDTVFVSGNIPLFSISGVVKGNFLPIANGEIILFGSGKSWTNSINFGEYIFTDLEAGNYISYAIPENTTISNFAPTYLVNSLYWSESIEISLNSNIINADIELISFQNNFDGNGVISGTIVFIDSTNTNKEYERNLNLSLENISVLLLDMEDKLLDYILTDASGNFAFRSLPFGTYKIYTEITGYQTFPAIVRIDAGNQIIENIEIIIYGDQVIIGIKNDLFNKNSVQTYPNPVKNKLNIEFALKKCTYIELYIYNEFGQNVYTNKRKYMIGKHAKKIDVNSLPNGLYFLRIQAESKSLHEVKFVK, from the coding sequence ATGAAAAAACTTTTCATAATATTCATATTTTCATTTTTGACTATAAAAGTCTTTTCACAATTATATATTTCAGGTAACATAATAGACAGCTCCAATACTCCAGTTCCTTACCATATGGTAAGCATTTCTTCCGATGGGAATCCCTTATCAATTGTGTACAGCGATATCTCAGGTAATTACCTATTCTATAGTCCTAATTTTTCATGCAATTGCATCATAAGTATTTCTACTTTAGATTGTTTAGGGGAAATTCACCAAATTTCAGGAAGTTATACGCCATATATCAACCATGATTTCCAAATTTGTTTTGATACTTCAAATATTTCATCGAATTGTAGCTCATATTTCTTTTTTTATTCAGGAGTTGGAACACTTTTCGAATATCAATTCTTTGATGGTTCATTTGGAAATGCCTATAGCTGGGAATGGGATTTTGGAGACAATACTTATTCAAGCATACAAAATCCTTACCATACATTTACTGATCCCGGAACTTATAATGTATGTTTAACTATTTCTAATTTAGGCTCATGCTCCGATACATATTGCGATTCTGTTACAGTTGATGGGATTTATATTCCAACATGTCAGGCACTATTCTTTTCTTCGGCAACAATCCCACCTACGAATATTGATTTTGGAGATATTTCATATTCAAGCGGAACAATCGTTGAATGGTTTTGGGATTTCGATGATGGCAACACCTCAACACTTCAAAATCCTAGTCACACTTTTCAATATTCAGGTGATTATAATGTATGCTTGAAAATCACCACAGATGATAGTTGCACAAACACATTTTGCAATATAGTTCATTTCATAGGTCCTGCTCCTGTGTGCCAGGCAAACTTCAATAGCATTCACGACAGTTTGATGTGTAGCGGTTGTTTTCAATTTTCAGAAAACTCAACCACATCAGGGCTAATAATAGATTGGTTTTGGGATTTTGGTGATGGAGATACCTCAACTCTTCAAAATCCTAACCATATTTACAGCAACTATGGAACTTATTTCACTTGTTTAACAGTTTTTACGGACGACAATTGTGAGAATACTTTTTGCGACAGCATAACATTTTTTAATCCTCCTCAAATTTGTGAAGCTAATTTCAGTTATAATATAGATACATCAAATAGTTGTCAAAATTGCTTTCAATTTAGTGATTCTTCAATGTCCTCAAGTACTATTAATGAATGGAATTGGAATTTTGGAGATGGAGATTCATCAATAATAAAAAATCCAAATCATATTTATGCAATAAACGGTGAATATATAGTATGTTTGACAATAAAAACAATTGATAGTTGCACAAGTTCGTTTTGCGATACTGTTTTTGTTTCAGGAAATATTCCACTATTTTCAATTTCTGGTGTTGTTAAAGGCAATTTTTTGCCGATTGCAAATGGAGAAATAATTCTATTTGGAAGTGGAAAAAGCTGGACTAATTCAATAAACTTTGGTGAATATATTTTCACAGATTTAGAGGCTGGGAATTATATTTCCTATGCAATACCTGAAAATACAACAATTTCAAATTTCGCACCCACATATTTAGTAAATTCATTATATTGGTCAGAATCAATAGAAATATCCCTCAATTCGAATATTATAAATGCCGATATAGAACTTATTAGTTTCCAGAATAATTTCGATGGAAATGGTGTAATTTCAGGAACAATTGTTTTTATCGACTCAACAAATACAAACAAAGAGTATGAAAGGAATTTAAACCTATCTCTTGAAAACATTTCGGTTTTACTTTTAGATATGGAAGACAAATTGTTAGACTATATTCTAACTGATGCAAGTGGAAATTTTGCATTTCGAAGTTTACCTTTCGGCACCTACAAAATATATACTGAAATTACAGGTTATCAAACATTTCCGGCAATAGTTAGGATAGATGCAGGAAATCAAATCATTGAAAATATTGAAATTATTATATACGGCGACCAAGTAATAATTGGTATTAAAAATGATTTATTCAACAAAAATTCAGTTCAAACATACCCTAATCCAGTAAAAAATAAACTAAATATCGAATTTGCATTAAAAAAATGTACATACATAGAGTTATACATTTACAATGAATTTGGGCAAAATGTTTACACCAATAAAAGAAAGTATATGATCGGAAAACATGCAAAAAAAATTGATGTAAATAGTTTGCCTAATGGACTTTATTTTTTAAGAATACAAGCAGAAAGTAAAAGTCTGCACGAAGTGAAGTTTGTAAAGTAA
- the arcC gene encoding carbamate kinase — translation MKKLAVVAFGGNALLSSGQKGTISEQEENVYNTCSHLVQLIKKKYNIVIGHGNGPQVGNVLLQHEAGEQVFGIPKMPIDICVAETQGSIGYMIEQQLRNVLEKEKIDVDIISIITQVLVDKNDPAFENPTKPVGPYYTKEQAEKITSETKSVFAEDPRGRGWRKVVPSPKPYRIGNRKSIEKLARDGQIVVTVGGGGIPVYYVEPNKLEGIDAVIDKDLASSLLASQINADEFIILTDIPKVYINFNTPDQKAIDQMTVTDAKKYLADGHFTEGSMAPKIRAAIQFIESGGKETIITTASQLGKEGSGTRIVFS, via the coding sequence ATGAAGAAATTAGCAGTAGTTGCATTTGGCGGAAATGCTTTACTTTCTAGTGGTCAGAAAGGAACTATTAGTGAACAAGAAGAAAATGTGTACAACACATGCTCGCATCTGGTTCAACTTATTAAAAAGAAATATAATATTGTGATTGGTCATGGAAATGGACCACAAGTGGGAAATGTGCTTTTACAACATGAGGCGGGCGAACAAGTATTTGGTATTCCAAAAATGCCAATTGATATTTGTGTTGCTGAAACTCAAGGTTCTATTGGCTATATGATTGAACAACAATTGCGAAATGTTTTAGAAAAAGAAAAAATTGATGTAGATATAATTTCAATAATTACTCAAGTACTTGTTGATAAGAACGATCCTGCTTTCGAAAATCCTACAAAACCTGTTGGTCCCTATTATACAAAAGAACAAGCAGAAAAAATAACAAGCGAAACAAAATCAGTATTTGCTGAAGATCCAAGAGGTAGAGGCTGGAGAAAAGTTGTTCCTTCGCCAAAACCCTATAGAATTGGAAACAGAAAATCTATTGAAAAGCTTGCCAGAGATGGACAAATAGTTGTAACAGTTGGCGGAGGCGGAATCCCTGTTTATTATGTAGAACCAAACAAATTGGAAGGAATAGATGCAGTGATTGATAAAGATTTAGCATCTTCATTGTTGGCTTCGCAAATTAATGCCGACGAGTTTATTATTTTGACTGATATTCCAAAAGTTTACATCAATTTTAATACACCCGACCAAAAAGCTATTGACCAAATGACAGTAACTGATGCGAAAAAGTATCTTGCAGATGGTCATTTTACTGAAGGAAGTATGGCTCCAAAAATTCGGGCAGCTATTCAATTCATAGAAAGTGGCGGAAAAGAAACAATCATTACTACTGCAAGCCAACTTGGTAAAGAAGGTAGTGGCACTCGGATAGTTTTTAGTTAA
- a CDS encoding DUF4270 domain-containing protein: MNKNQVKSLKVTINTIFFLSFFLFFQSCQEENQLGYNLVPDGDKIILHSDSLSVVAASTITDHLITTDERSLCLLGSCEDPVFGSSKAEFVTEFRLSKNAVRFGSNPVIDSIFLYLDYAGYYGDTSIMQNIKIHKLSENINDTLTYFSNSHVSFEPAFFNKYYKPLPSDTNNLKIKLPDELGQELLDLDTTFLEDNDSFKDAFKGLYFSTDQIGASIVYFDLLSSVSKITLYYSNDTSILDGDTLSFDFLLNEYCARFNIYDHQFQNTNISQYLNVEDADHIYLQSMGGLKAELQFPFADTWLETVAETEQVAIAKAELVFSIKENTTNKFSPPEKLILELIDRNEGFDAPSDYYIDSNVENYYFNGYIDSTDYTYSINITQYFQDLIDQNIENKGLFLLPSKSKVSANRVILNNSGNNKILLKLTYTKL; encoded by the coding sequence ATGAATAAAAACCAAGTTAAATCATTAAAAGTTACAATCAACACAATCTTTTTTCTCTCATTTTTTTTATTTTTTCAAAGCTGCCAAGAAGAAAACCAACTTGGATATAATTTAGTTCCTGATGGAGACAAAATTATTCTTCATAGCGACTCACTGTCGGTAGTGGCAGCCTCAACAATTACTGACCATTTAATCACAACAGATGAACGCTCTCTTTGCCTATTGGGAAGCTGTGAAGATCCAGTATTTGGAAGCTCAAAAGCTGAATTTGTAACTGAATTTCGTCTTTCGAAAAATGCAGTTAGATTTGGTTCAAACCCAGTAATTGATTCTATATTTTTATACTTGGACTATGCCGGATATTATGGAGATACAAGCATAATGCAAAACATAAAAATTCATAAACTTTCTGAAAACATAAATGATACGCTGACATATTTTTCCAATTCTCATGTTAGCTTCGAACCGGCGTTTTTTAATAAATATTACAAACCTCTTCCTTCAGATACTAACAATTTGAAAATTAAACTTCCAGATGAATTGGGACAAGAATTGCTTGATCTTGACACTACTTTTTTGGAAGACAATGATTCCTTTAAAGATGCCTTTAAAGGTCTTTATTTTTCAACTGACCAAATAGGAGCCTCAATAGTATATTTTGATTTATTATCATCTGTTTCGAAAATAACTTTATACTATTCAAATGATACAAGTATTTTAGATGGCGATACCTTAAGTTTCGATTTCTTACTCAATGAATATTGTGCAAGATTTAATATTTACGATCATCAGTTTCAAAACACTAATATTTCACAATATTTAAACGTAGAAGATGCAGATCATATTTATTTACAATCAATGGGTGGACTAAAAGCAGAACTTCAATTTCCATTTGCTGATACATGGCTTGAAACTGTTGCGGAAACAGAACAAGTTGCAATAGCCAAAGCCGAATTAGTTTTTAGTATCAAAGAAAATACAACAAACAAGTTTTCTCCACCTGAAAAACTTATTTTAGAACTAATTGACAGAAATGAAGGCTTTGATGCTCCTTCAGACTATTATATTGACAGTAATGTCGAAAATTATTATTTCAATGGATATATTGATTCTACAGATTATACATACTCTATAAATATTACCCAATATTTTCAAGATTTAATAGATCAGAACATTGAAAATAAAGGACTATTTTTGTTACCCTCGAAAAGTAAAGTTTCTGCAAATAGGGTAATATTAAATAACTCAGGAAATAACAAAATTCTTTTAAAACTTACATACACAAAACTATAA
- the glmS gene encoding glutamine--fructose-6-phosphate transaminase (isomerizing), translated as MCGIVGYIGNKEAFPILINGLKRLEYRGYDSAGISIVNGDIRTYKVKGKVKDIEEFVKDKDVSGDIGMGHTRWATHGVPSTENAHPHTSMNNLFILIHNGIIENYSILREKLINRGYTFKSETDTEILANLIEYIYIRGNEFLDGKFTAEMAIRYALKKVSGAYALVVACKDEPNQLVAARKGSPLVVGVGTDEYFIASDATPIVEYTKSVIYLNDYDIAIIKKTELQLKTLKNEPISPKIEKLDIDIGEIEKGGYEHFMLKEIFEQPSTLVNTLRGRITADHSDIHHGGILEIIPKIVAAKRLIIIGCGTSWHAGLVGEYLFEEFARLPVEVEYASEFRYRKPVIYEDDIVIAISQSGETADTLAAIRLAKENKALVIGICNVVGSSISRETDAGIYTYAGPEIGVASTKAFTSQVTTLAFLSILIGKKRNTIDEATYKELILEISQIPKKVEKTLSYHGECKKIAELYKDAGNFLYLGRGYFFPVALEGALKLKEISYIHAEGYPAAEMKHGPIALIDENMPVVVIAAKDHSYEKIVNNIEEVKARKGKVIAIVTEGDVQIEKLADHILEIPNSDYALAPILAVIPLQLISYYIAAARGCNIDQPRNLAKAVTVE; from the coding sequence ATGTGCGGTATTGTTGGATACATTGGGAACAAAGAAGCCTTCCCAATCTTAATAAATGGCTTAAAACGATTAGAATATCGTGGCTACGATTCTGCCGGGATTTCAATTGTGAATGGCGATATTAGAACTTATAAGGTAAAAGGAAAAGTCAAAGATATTGAAGAATTCGTAAAAGACAAAGATGTTTCTGGAGACATTGGTATGGGACACACCAGATGGGCAACTCATGGAGTGCCAAGTACTGAAAATGCTCATCCACACACTTCAATGAATAACTTGTTTATATTGATTCACAACGGAATAATTGAAAACTACTCCATACTTAGAGAAAAGCTTATAAATAGAGGCTACACTTTTAAAAGTGAGACAGATACAGAAATATTAGCTAACCTTATAGAGTACATATATATAAGAGGTAACGAGTTTTTGGACGGTAAATTTACCGCCGAAATGGCAATTCGATATGCCTTAAAAAAAGTTTCCGGAGCTTATGCACTTGTAGTTGCTTGCAAAGATGAGCCAAATCAATTGGTGGCAGCTAGAAAAGGAAGCCCATTAGTAGTAGGAGTTGGAACGGATGAATATTTTATAGCTTCAGATGCTACACCGATTGTTGAATATACAAAAAGTGTAATTTATCTTAACGACTATGATATAGCAATTATCAAAAAAACGGAACTCCAATTAAAAACATTAAAAAACGAACCTATATCTCCAAAAATTGAAAAACTTGATATTGATATAGGAGAGATTGAAAAGGGTGGCTACGAACATTTCATGTTGAAAGAAATTTTCGAGCAACCTTCAACTTTAGTAAACACATTAAGAGGCCGAATAACTGCCGATCATTCTGACATCCATCATGGTGGAATATTAGAAATAATACCAAAAATTGTTGCAGCCAAAAGACTCATAATTATAGGTTGTGGGACATCCTGGCATGCCGGACTGGTTGGCGAATACCTTTTCGAAGAATTTGCCAGACTACCGGTTGAAGTTGAATATGCTTCCGAATTTAGATATAGAAAACCGGTAATTTATGAAGATGATATTGTTATTGCAATAAGTCAGAGTGGCGAAACTGCAGATACATTAGCTGCCATAAGATTGGCAAAAGAAAATAAAGCTTTAGTGATAGGAATTTGTAATGTTGTAGGTTCAAGCATTTCGAGAGAAACCGATGCAGGAATTTACACCTATGCAGGACCAGAAATAGGAGTTGCTTCTACCAAAGCATTCACATCGCAGGTAACTACATTAGCTTTTTTATCAATTCTAATTGGGAAAAAACGTAATACAATAGATGAAGCAACCTATAAAGAACTAATTTTGGAGATATCTCAAATTCCAAAAAAAGTAGAAAAAACTCTTAGCTATCATGGCGAATGTAAAAAAATTGCTGAACTATATAAAGATGCAGGAAACTTTTTATATTTAGGAAGAGGCTACTTTTTTCCTGTAGCTCTTGAGGGAGCCTTAAAACTTAAAGAAATTTCATACATTCATGCTGAAGGATATCCGGCAGCAGAAATGAAACATGGACCAATTGCATTAATAGATGAAAATATGCCAGTAGTAGTAATTGCTGCAAAAGACCATTCATACGAAAAAATTGTGAATAATATTGAAGAAGTAAAAGCCAGAAAAGGAAAAGTTATTGCAATTGTTACAGAAGGAGATGTGCAAATTGAAAAACTTGCAGACCATATTTTGGAAATTCCAAACTCCGATTATGCCCTTGCTCCTATTTTAGCAGTCATACCTCTGCAATTAATTTCATACTACATAGCAGCAGCACGCGGATGCAATATCGATCAACCAAGAAATTTAGCAAAAGCAGTTACTGTAGAATAA
- a CDS encoding glycogen/starch synthase, producing MEKTKVLFVSQEITPYLPETEMSHIGRYLPQGIQETGKEIRTFMPRYGLINERRNQLHEVIRLSGMNLIIDDSDHPLIIKVASIQSARMQVYFIDNEDYFQRKAMFTDENNQIFDDNDERTIFFSRGVIETVEKLRWAPDIIHCHGWISSLIPLYIKKSLKDNPLFCDSKVVYSVYNDDFEGKFHRSFKEKLKIDGIENEDITILKRGDYVNLNKSAIDNSDAIIYGSEKVNLKLKRYIDKQSVPVLPYQTNETFLKAYSQFYDKLLENQKDE from the coding sequence ATGGAAAAAACGAAAGTACTATTTGTTTCGCAAGAAATAACACCATATTTACCTGAAACAGAGATGTCTCATATAGGACGCTACTTGCCTCAAGGAATACAAGAAACAGGCAAAGAAATTAGAACTTTCATGCCTCGATATGGTTTAATCAACGAAAGAAGAAATCAACTGCATGAAGTTATTCGTTTGTCAGGTATGAATTTAATTATTGATGATTCCGACCATCCCTTAATCATAAAAGTAGCTTCAATTCAATCTGCCCGAATGCAAGTTTATTTCATTGATAATGAAGATTATTTTCAGCGTAAAGCTATGTTTACCGATGAAAACAACCAGATATTTGACGATAATGATGAAAGAACCATCTTTTTCTCTCGTGGAGTAATCGAAACAGTTGAGAAACTAAGATGGGCACCAGACATTATTCATTGTCATGGTTGGATTTCAAGTCTTATACCTTTATATATTAAAAAATCTTTAAAAGATAATCCTTTATTTTGCGATTCAAAAGTAGTTTATTCAGTATATAATGACGATTTTGAAGGAAAATTTCATAGGTCATTTAAGGAAAAACTTAAAATAGATGGCATTGAAAACGAAGATATTACAATTTTAAAAAGAGGTGATTATGTTAACCTAAATAAATCGGCAATTGACAATTCAGATGCAATTATTTATGGTAGCGAAAAAGTTAACCTTAAATTAAAAAGATATATTGACAAGCAATCTGTGCCTGTCCTTCCTTATCAGACTAACGAAACTTTTCTTAAAGCATATTCGCAATTTTACGACAAATTATTAGAAAACCAAAAAGATGAATAA
- a CDS encoding RNA polymerase sigma factor, translated as MQSEKNIIEGCIRNSRKYQKILYERYSQVLLGICYRYARDKSEAEDILQEGFIKIFYNIKQYSGAGSFEGWMKRIIVNTSITHYHKNLKHNYNDDINEIRETKIEENTFEDADFTREELFSVINELPHGYKTIFNLYAIEGYKHKEIAEKLEIDINTSKSQFSRARKQIQKKLIELSRIKEH; from the coding sequence ATGCAGAGTGAAAAAAATATAATTGAAGGCTGCATAAGAAATAGCAGAAAATATCAAAAGATATTGTATGAAAGGTATTCGCAGGTTTTGTTAGGAATATGTTATAGATATGCCAGAGATAAGTCTGAAGCAGAAGATATTTTGCAGGAAGGATTTATAAAAATATTTTATAACATAAAACAATATTCGGGTGCAGGTTCTTTTGAAGGTTGGATGAAAAGAATTATAGTTAATACTTCTATCACACACTATCATAAGAATTTGAAGCATAATTATAATGATGATATAAATGAAATTAGAGAAACAAAAATTGAAGAAAATACATTTGAAGATGCAGATTTTACAAGAGAGGAACTATTCAGTGTGATAAACGAACTACCACATGGATACAAAACAATATTTAATTTATATGCCATTGAAGGATATAAACATAAAGAAATTGCTGAGAAATTGGAGATTGATATTAATACATCAAAATCACAATTCTCAAGAGCTAGGAAACAAATTCAAAAAAAACTAATTGAGCTTAGTAGAATTAAAGAACACTAA
- a CDS encoding PKD domain-containing protein has translation MKNLIFTFIVALAFTTSINAQSLVYCSAGSYTMDEFISDVEVGSISNPSSYAIGGYANYTNISTDMLIGESYAIEVTNGILIYPTDECGIWIDWNQDGDFDDLYEDMIVAGSPGVGPYTSSIVPPTDAINGITTMRIRIDYSPTNLSPCGITSWGEVEDYSINVIGCMANANFSYYDLGLDVDFATDNYDSTFSVVWDFGDGNTISNINNPTHTYALAGTYTATLAVNDLLDSTCYDTVSYSITIDDCQTNAMFDYTVSNFTMDFAGYFVYDTTYITTWDLGDGTIITNQNIVNHTYPGSGTFTITYTVEDLNNPYCTESSTITIELGNCNIAAQLSWNAWGLEANFSTFNSSGYDLVWDFGDTTFTNIATPAYTFDSTGTYYVSLLITEPGNPYCSDFIDTNIFVDACVSNGSFTYSGIELEIDFQTQYYWDTANYYIEWQFGDGSGSVAYNDNFPTHTYISSGQYNVTCIIQDLNDSNCADTLIQTITVYPPCIVDAAFTWIDNGDWSFDFSTITTYSGDYTFEWNFGDGTSSTAGQAVNHIYNSAGTYSVNLIVTQTTNPNCYSMETASIVIPECLTDGEFTFSDTYLSVDFSAINTFDLANYSLSWNFGDGSPTIDNVFDVNHVYSGTGTYTAVLTVSNIINPNCVDEYSLNVTVVECVATASFTEVANNLEYNFITTSSPSEYSIVWDFGDGTTASNISSITHTYDTAGTYTVSLTITDLLEPTCTDTYTEIVYASTIGITDNIISLNEFSIYPNPVVNNLNLNISLIESSIFSVNIMNAVGQSVKNESFEKPFGDHILSFDVSNLPMGMYILKIEFDSNDKRVFKFIK, from the coding sequence ATGAAAAATTTAATTTTTACTTTTATTGTAGCATTGGCTTTTACCACAAGCATAAATGCACAATCATTAGTTTATTGTAGTGCAGGATCTTATACTATGGATGAGTTTATTAGTGATGTAGAAGTTGGTTCAATTTCGAATCCGTCCTCTTACGCAATAGGTGGGTATGCGAATTACACAAATATATCTACCGATATGTTAATAGGAGAGTCGTATGCTATTGAGGTTACCAATGGAATTCTTATTTATCCAACCGACGAATGTGGAATCTGGATTGATTGGAATCAAGATGGCGATTTTGATGATTTATATGAAGACATGATTGTTGCTGGATCTCCAGGAGTTGGTCCTTATACATCATCGATTGTTCCTCCAACCGATGCTATAAATGGCATAACTACAATGCGAATCAGAATTGATTATTCTCCAACAAATTTGAGTCCTTGTGGAATAACCTCTTGGGGAGAAGTTGAAGATTATTCAATAAATGTAATTGGCTGCATGGCAAATGCAAATTTCTCTTACTACGACTTAGGATTAGATGTAGATTTTGCCACAGATAACTACGACAGTACTTTCAGCGTAGTTTGGGATTTTGGCGATGGAAATACCATTTCGAACATAAATAATCCTACGCACACTTACGCTTTAGCAGGGACATACACTGCAACTTTAGCCGTGAACGATTTGCTCGATTCTACTTGCTACGATACAGTTTCTTATTCTATTACAATTGACGATTGTCAAACAAATGCAATGTTTGACTATACAGTTTCTAATTTTACTATGGACTTTGCAGGATATTTTGTATATGATACAACATATATAACTACTTGGGATTTAGGAGATGGAACAATAATTACTAATCAAAATATTGTTAATCATACGTACCCGGGTTCTGGAACTTTTACAATTACTTATACAGTTGAAGATTTAAACAATCCTTATTGCACAGAAAGTTCGACAATTACTATTGAATTAGGAAATTGTAATATTGCTGCACAATTATCATGGAATGCCTGGGGCTTAGAAGCAAATTTCTCAACTTTCAATTCATCAGGCTATGACCTTGTATGGGATTTTGGAGACACCACTTTTACAAATATAGCAACACCAGCTTACACTTTCGATTCAACAGGTACTTATTATGTTTCATTGTTAATTACAGAACCGGGCAACCCTTACTGCTCAGATTTTATTGACACAAACATTTTTGTAGATGCCTGCGTTTCAAACGGAAGTTTTACTTATTCAGGAATAGAACTTGAAATTGATTTTCAGACTCAATACTACTGGGATACAGCTAATTACTACATTGAATGGCAGTTTGGTGATGGTTCAGGTTCAGTAGCTTATAATGATAATTTCCCAACACATACGTACATTTCTTCAGGCCAATACAATGTTACTTGCATCATTCAAGATTTGAACGATTCTAATTGTGCCGACACATTAATTCAAACAATAACAGTTTATCCTCCATGTATTGTTGACGCTGCTTTCACCTGGATTGATAATGGAGACTGGTCTTTTGATTTTTCAACAATAACTACATATAGTGGTGATTATACTTTTGAATGGAATTTCGGAGATGGAACAAGCTCAACAGCAGGTCAAGCTGTAAATCACATTTATAATTCAGCAGGAACATACTCAGTAAATTTAATAGTCACTCAAACAACTAATCCTAATTGTTATTCAATGGAAACGGCTTCAATCGTAATTCCTGAATGTTTAACTGATGGAGAATTTACTTTCTCTGATACATATTTATCTGTAGATTTCTCAGCAATTAATACTTTTGACCTCGCTAATTACTCTCTATCATGGAATTTTGGAGACGGATCACCAACTATTGACAATGTATTTGATGTAAATCATGTATATTCAGGAACAGGAACTTATACAGCTGTATTAACTGTATCCAATATTATTAATCCAAACTGTGTCGATGAATATAGTTTAAATGTTACAGTTGTAGAATGTGTTGCGACTGCTTCGTTCACAGAAGTAGCAAACAATCTAGAATACAATTTTATAACAACTAGTAGTCCAAGTGAATATTCAATAGTTTGGGATTTTGGCGATGGAACAACAGCAAGCAACATTAGCAGCATTACCCACACCTACGATACTGCTGGAACTTATACGGTTAGCCTTACTATAACAGATTTATTAGAACCTACTTGTACTGACACTTATACAGAAATTGTTTATGCAAGCACTATTGGAATAACAGACAATATCATTTCACTAAATGAATTTTCGATTTATCCAAATCCAGTTGTCAATAACCTAAATCTGAATATTTCATTAATTGAAAGTTCGATATTTTCTGTAAATATTATGAATGCAGTAGGTCAATCAGTGAAAAACGAATCATTCGAAAAACCTTTTGGTGATCACATTCTCTCTTTCGATGTAAGTAACCTTCCAATGGGAATGTATATACTAAAAATAGAATTTGACTCTAACGATAAAAGAGTGTTCAAATTTATTAAATAA